The genomic region GGACCTGCTGCGCGAAGTGGTGGGCCGGCTGGACATCAAAGTCGAGCTCTCCGGCGGGCTCCGGGACGATGAATCCCTGGAAAAGGCGCTGGACCTGGGCGTCGCCCGGGTAAACCTCGGCACCGCCGCCCTGGAGAACCCGGACTGGACCGCGCGGGCCATCGATCGCTTCGGTGACCGGATCGCCGTCGGCCTGGACGTCCGGGGAACCACTCTCGCCGGCCGCGGCTGGACCAAGGAAGGCGGGGACCTGTGGGACGTGCTGGGCCGCCTCGAAGAGGCCGGCTGCGCACGCTACGTTGTTACGGACGTGACCAAGGACGGCACCCTGCAGGGGCCAAACGTTGAACTCCTGCGGCAGATGGTGGAGAAGACCGGCAAGCCCGTGGTGGCCTCCGGTGGCATTTCCAGCCTTGATGACCTGAAAGTCCTGCGCTCCCTGGTGCCGCTCGGCGTCGAAGGCGCCATTGTTGGCAAGGCCCTGTATGCCGGCGCCTTCACGCTGCCCGAGGCCCTCGACGTCGCCGGACGACGCTAGGGCCTCGCCGTGACCGAGTACCAGCGCAATTCCGCGGACGGCGGCATACCGGGCGCGGACCTGCCGCCGGCACGTCGGCTGCCCGGTCACATCGAGGCCGCCCTCGCCGGGGCCGGTGGCGCCACCGATTCGGCGGGACAGCCCTGGGCCGGGCGCAGCCTCGCCGGTGACGACGCCAAAATACACAACTTCGAGGACGACGACGGCACGGCCGACGCCGGCTATCTCACCGCACTCTCTGCTCTTGTTGCTGGCGACGGCGACGAGGCCGCGGTGGTTGCCTCGCTGGCCACCGCCCGTGTCTTTGTCCCAGTGGTGGCACAGTTGGCGGAGGAAGCCGAGGGCGCGCACGGCGTGCACGCCGATAAGCAGGCCGACATGGCGCTGGTGACGCTCAAGGCGCCCGACGGCCGCCTCGCCATGCCCGTGTTCACTTCGGCAGCAGCCTTGGCGGCGTGGCACCCGGAGGCGCGGCCCGTGGCCGTTTACGCCGCGAGGGCAGCCCTGTCCGCCGTCGCCGAAGGCGCCGAGCTGCTGGTCGTGGACCCCGGTTCCGAAGTGACCTTCGTGGTCAGGCGCCCCGGCGTGTGGGCCCTCGCGCAGCAGCGGCAGTGGGTGCCGGCCTACCTGGACACCGAGCTGGCCGCGGTGCTGCGCGCCGGAGCGGACGGTAAACCCGCAGTCCGCGGCCTCGAGGTCCTTCCCGGCGGGGGAGTCGCCACCACCACCGCCTCAGGCAGCCGCGTCGATGGCGGCGGAGCCGGACCGGAACTGCGGGTGGTGCTCTACCTGGAGGACGGACTTGATGCAGCCGCGGTCCAGGCCCTCGTTGCCAGACTCCAGGCCGAGTGGAGCCGGAATGTATTGTTTGGTGAGCGCGTTGATTCGATCGAAGTCAAGCTAAGGCGCGCCGCGCAGTAGCCGCCGGGCCTGTGGGGTCCGTTCCGGTGCTGTCCGGCGGCGGAACTGAGGACCCACCTGTGAATTTCAGCCTGTACCGGGAGCTGCTGGCCATTCGGCCTATCCGCCGGCTCCTGGCGGTCGGCATGATTGCCCGCATTCCCCATTCGGCGGCGGGCGTCCTGCTGACCCTGCACATCGTCCTGACCCTCGGCGAGGGCTATGCGGCCGCTGGTACGGCAGCGGCGGTGATGACCATCGGGATCGCGCTCGGCGCACCTTGGCGCGGCCGCCGGGTGGATACGGTGGGCCTGCGGACGGCCCTGATACCTTCCGTGATTTCGGAAACTGTCATCTGGTCCGTCGTGCCGCACGTCTCCTACCAGTGGCTGCTGCCCCTCGTGTTTGTCGGCGGCCTGCTGACGCTTCCCATTTTCAGCGTGGTACGGCAGTCCCTGGGGGTCCTGGCGGACGGGGACCAGCGCAGGACAGCGTTCGCGCTGGACGCGGTCAGCACCGAGCTGGTGTTCATGATCGGCCCGGCCGCGGGTGCTGTTGTGGCCACGAGCGGCCATTCCGTGCTGGGGCTGACCGCCGTCGGTGTCTCGACGTCGCTGGCCGGGCTCTTCCTGATGTGGTTCAACCCGCCCACCCGCAGTGCTGTCCGCAACGAATCCTGCGAGGCGGACCAGCAGGAAGCCGCAGAGGTAGCCGTTGTGGCCGCCGCGCCCGCGCACCTGCAGGAAGCTGCGGCTGAACTCCGTCCGGCGGCTGCGGGCAGCAGGGGGCGGGCAGTCCTGAGGCGCAGGGTGGCCCGCAGCTTCGGCTGGTTCACCGCAGGTGTGGCCGCGGTGTTCGCCGTCGCCGCCGGCGCCGGCATGGTGCTCAGCGGCACCGATGTGGGAATCGTGGCTGCCCTGGAAACCGGCGGCCACCAGGGCGAGATCGGGGTGGTGTTCCTCTTCTGGTGCGCCGCCTCGGTGGTCGGCGGCCTTGTCTACGGCGCGATGCACCGGCCCGTTTCACCGATTCTCCTGCTGCTGGGCATGGCTGCCCTGACCATTCCAATGGGCTTTGCCACCGACACGCTGACCCTCAGCCTGTTGTCGCTGATGCCGGGGCTCCTCTGTGCGCCGGTCCTTTCGGCAGCCTCCGAGAAGGTGGCCGAACTGGTCGACGAGGCCAGGCGGGGCGAGGCCATGGGCTGGTACGGGTCCGCGCTGACCGCCGGCGTGGCACTGGGGGCCCCGCTGGCCGGACTTTTCATCGACAGCATTGGCGCGGCGGGAGGCTTCGTGTCCGTCGGGGTGGCAGGGGTGCTGCTCTGCGTCGTCGGGCTTGTCCTGCAGCAGCGGCGCCGCCGCGCCGCCACATCCTGACGGTCCGGGTTTCCTAGGGACGAGGTTTCGTTGGGAAGAGGTTCCGGTGGGAAGGCCTTCCGCCGGAAGTGCCCCCAGGCGGCAAAAACGACGGCGGGCCGGCCCCGAAGAGCCGGCCCGCCGCCGTCGAAATACAATCTCTAGTTCACTGCACCGGTGAATTTCTCACCGGGACCCTTGCCCGGGGGATCCGGAATGATGGACTCTTCGCGGAAGGCGAGCTGCAGGGACCGCAGGCCATCGCGCAACGGACCGGCATGCTGCGACCCGATCTCCGGGGCGGCTGCCGTCACCAGGCCGGCGAGGGCGGTGATGAGCTTGCGGGCCTCGTCCAGGTCCTTCAGCTCCGCGGCGTTCTCCTCAGCGGCCAGGCCGAGCTTCACGGCGGAGGCACTCATGAGGTGCACGGCCGCTGTGGTGATGACCTCGATAGCCGGAACTTCGGAGATGTCGCGGATTTGCTGCGTGACGTCGTCCCCGGCGCCGGGTGCCTGGTAGACGTGTGAATTGCTGTCTGGAGTGCTCATACTGGTAAGCTTGTCACAGACCGACTGGATGTCGTTATTTTGCCGTGTATGAGACCCACTGCCGCGAATGTGCGGTAAGCGGGTATCTTTCTGTAGAATTGATACTCAGTTTGCAAGCGGAGTTCTCTCCCACCCGCGTCAGCCGTTTTCCCTGGAAGGTTCAGGGCAGCAAGGTTGCCGGGTAACGGTCGGACGCTTCACCGGACAGGAGTTCGGTGAAATGCGTGCAGTCCCCGCGGGGAGGTGCACATCCGATCTTCGAGGCCTTCGATTGCTCCGGCAATTGGGGGCCTTCTCTATTTTGCCGGTGGAACACACATTACAAACACAGGAGCTTTAACATTAGCGAGCCAAGAATCAATGAGCGTATCCGCGTCCCTGAGGTGCGGCTGGTCGGCCCTGCCGGCGAACAGGTAGGGATCGTCCGTATCGAGGATGCCCTGCGTCTGGCTGCCGAGTCCGACCTGGATCTCGTTGAAGTTGCACCGCAGGCCAAGCCTCCGGTGTGCAAGCTGATGGACTTCGGCAAGTACAAGTACGAAGCCGCAGTCAAGGCCCGTGAGGCCCGGAAGAACCAGACCAATACGGTTCTGAAGGAAATCCGGTTCCGCCTGAAGATCGACACCCACGACTACGAGACCAAGCGCGGCCACGCCCTGCGGTTCCTCGGAGCCGGGGACAAGGTCAAGGCCATGATCCAGTTCCGCGGCCGTGAGCAGCAGCGTCCCGAAATGGGCCTGCGCCTCCTGCAGCGTTTCGCTGAGGACGTGGCTGAAGTTGGTGTCGTGGAGTCAAGCCCGCGCATCGACGGCCGCAACATGGTCATGGTTATCGGTCCGCTGAAGAACAAGGCCGAGGCGAAGGCTGAAGCCCGCCGTGCAACGCAGCGTGCTGAAGCCAAGGCCCAGAACGAAGCCAAGGCAGCCGGCCGCGTCGACACTTCAGGTGACGATCAGGCACCCTTGACGCAGTCCCTCGCCGATCTCCTGCCTGAAGGCTTCCAAGTTTCCACGGAGGCAACCGTGCAGGACGCCCCGGCAGCAGCTGAAGCGGCCGCTCCGGAAGCTGCCGTCGAAGCGCCCGCGGCTCCGGTCGAAGCAGCTCCGGCTGCTGAAGCTCCCGCCGCGGAAGCACCTAAGGCCGTCAAGGAGGCTGAGCCGAAGCGCGAGGCACCCCGGGCTGCTGCACCGAAGGCAGAGTCTGCTGAACCGAAGGCGGCTCCTGCTGCGCCGAAGGCAGAGTCTGCTGCACCGAAGGCCGCAGCGCCTGTTGCTCCGAAGGCCGCAGCGCCTGTTGCTCCCACGGCGGCAGAAGCTGAGAAGGCTGCCCCGGCAGCGCCGAAGCCTGCGGCTGTTCCTGCCCCCAAGCCTGTGGCCAGGCCCGCTGCGCCGAAACCGGTGGCACGTCCTGCGGCACCCCGGCCCACGCCGAAGCCGGCGGGCAAGAAGACCAACTAGTTCGAAACTGCGGAAGGCATCCCCTTCAGGCAGCCAGCAACCAGCACGCCGTCCCCAGGGGCGGCTGCGCGAAAGACTGCAGACATGGTCTGCGGAAACGTTAGGAGATCGGTTCCCATGCCGAAGATGAAAACCCACAGTGGTGCTAAGAAGCGCTTCAAGCTGACCGGCACCGGCAAGCTGCGCCGCCAGCAGGCCAACCGCCGCCACTACCTTGAGCACAAGTCCAGCCGCCTGACCCGCCGCCTTGCCGGCGACAAGATCGTCTTCAAGGGCGACGCCAAGGTCATCCGGAAGATGCTCGGCATCTAGTTCCAAGCTCTCTGGCTGCCGCGATTCAGCAGCAGCCGCCAACCAATAAAGCCTTCTCAGGCCGGCCGGATCACCGGCGACAGATGCTTGGGACAAGAATTTTGAAGGAGTACGCACGTGGCACGTGTGAAGCGGGCGGTAAACGCCCACAAGAAGCGCCGGGTTATCCTCGAACGCGCCAAAGGTTACCGTGGGCAGCGCTCACGCCTGTACCGCAAGGCAAAAGAACAGCTGCTGCACTCGTTTGTGTACAGCTACGGTGACCGTAAGAAGAAGAAGGGCGACTTCCGTCGCCTGTGGATCCAGCGCATCAACGCTGCATCCCGCGCCAACGGCCTGACCTACAACCGCCTGATCCAGGGCCTGAAGGCCGCTGAGGTCGAGGTTGACCGCCGCATGCTGGCCGAGCTCGCCGTTTCCGACGCCAACGCTTTCGCTGCGCTGGTCCAGGTTGCCAAGGACTCCCTGCCTGCAGACACCTCTGCTCCGGCCGCAAAGGCTGAGGCTGCACCGAAGGCCAAGGCTACCCGCGCACGCGCTGCGAAGAAGCCGGCTGCTGCCGCTGCTGAGTAAGCAGGCAACTCCCAGTTCTAGGACCGGTGGCAACTGCCACTAAGGTTTCTTATATGAACGAAACCGGGCGCCCGCAGGACTTTCCACTCTCCAATCCCCGAGCAGATCGGGTCAGGGACGTGGCAAAGCTTGCAGGGCGCCCGGCCCGTTTAAAGCGCCGGCAGTTCCTGGCCGAAGGCCCGCAGGCGGTACGTGAGGCCCTGGTCCTTCACGGCAAGCGGATCGCTGCGGGCCAGCCGGGCATAGTCCGCGAGGTGTATGCCAGCGACGCCTGCCTGGACCGGTACCCCGAGTTTGAGGAACTGGCCGTGGGAACCAGCGCCCGGCTCGCCACAGATGACGTCCTGGCCGCCATGGCGGACACTGTCACCCCGCAGGGGATTGTCGCGGTGTGTGATTTCGTGGACGTCGCCCTGGCGGACGTGCTTGACGCCGGTCCGCGGCTGATTGCCGTGCTCTGCCAGGTCCGCGATCCCGGCAATGCAGGGACGGTGCTTCGGGCCGCAGACGCAGCCGGTGCCGACGCCGTGGTCCTGACCGGTTCCAGCGTGGACATCTACAATCCCAAGGCGGTCCGCTCGACCGCTGGCTCCCTTTTCCACTTGCCTGTCGTCCTGGGCGCCGACGTCAATGAGCTGGTGGCGCTGTGCAAGGACCGGGGGATCGGCGTGCTTGCGGCGGACGGTTACGGGCAGCTGAACCTTGACCGTCTGCAGGACGAGAACGCCGCACGCCGGCTTGGCGCGTCAAGCGCCGGTTCGGACTACGCACTGGAGAACCCGACGGCCTGGCTTTTCGGCAACGAAGCCCAGGGGCTCTCCGAGGACGAGCTTGCCCTTGCCGACCATCGAGTGGCTGTGCCCGTGTATGGCGCCGCCGAAAGCCTCAACCTTGGCACCGCCGCCACAGTCTGCCTCTACGCGAGCGCGAGGTCCCAGCAGCCCGCCTAGGGTCTGGAGCATACAGCACCGGCAGCAACACAAAAAGAAGCGGGGCCCACCGTCTGGTGGACACCCGCTCCTGTTTGTTTTGACTGTTATGGGACTGGGCCTGCTGAGGACCAGTGCCTGTGATCCGTGTCTGTTACGGTGCCCGGGTGCTGTGGCTGCGGCCGGTGATTGCGCCGTAGATGCCTGCGACTACGAGGCCGCCGATGATGGCGAGGATCCAGGTGCCGAGGTCGAAGAACGCCAGGTCACCCTTGCCGAAGAGAAGGCTGCCGATCCAGCCGCCGACGATGGCGCCAACGACGCCCAGAACCAAGCTGGTGACCCAGCCGCCGCCGACCCTGCCGGGCATGACGGCTTTAACAATTGCGCCTACGATCAGGCCGAGAATAATCCAAGCAAGAAAACCCATTGTCTGCTCCTTCATATTCGTCGGGATCGATTCTTATCAGTCCCGATATGGCTTCAAGCTAACACAGTGCGCGTTTCTTTGTCAGCAGGCTTAGTTTTGGCTTTTCCTTGGCGTCCGAAGGCGGTGTGCGGTGTCTGTGGCGGGCCGGGCAGGTACGGTATTTACTAGACGGCGGTTCCATTCCGCCCTGTCCCATCCGACGAAATACCCACGTGAAGAGGTGAGCCTCCTTTGGCTGCAAATGGCGGTACCAAGGCGATTGTCGCGGCGTTGGCCGCCAACCTGACCATCGCCGTCCTGAAGTTCGTCGCGTTCCTGCTGACAAGCTCCTCATCCATGCTGGCTGAGGCCATCCACTCTGTCGCCGACTCGGGCAACCAAGTCCTGCTGCTGGTGGGCGGGAAGCGCGCGCAACGGGCGGCCAGCCCGGAACACCCCTTCGGCTACGGACGGGAGCGGTACATTTATGCGTTCATCGTTTCCATCGTGCTCTTCAGCGTCGGCGGCCTCTTCGCCCTGTATGAGGCATGGGAAAAGATCCAGCACCCGCACGGGATCGAAGGTGACTTCTGGTGGGTGCCCCTGGCCGTGCTGGTGGGTGCCATCATCGCCGAGGGATTCTCGTTCCGGACGGCCATCATCGAAGCCAACCACATCCGCGGAAGCCAGGGCTGGATCAGCTTCGTGCGGACCGCCAAGCAGCCCGAGTTGCCGGTGATCCTGCTCGAGGACTTCGGTGCCCTGCTGGGCCTGGTCTTCGCCCTGTTCGGCGTGGGGCTGACCCTGCTGAGCGGCGACGGCATCTGGGACGGGATCGGCACTGGAATGATCGGCCTGCTGCTGGTGGCCATTGCTGTGATTCTGGCGATGGAGACCAAATCGTTGCTGCTGGGGGAGTCGGCAACCAAGGACGACGTCGGACGCATCCGGCGCGCCATCGAAGCGGACGGCACCGCCATCATCCACCTCAAGACCCTGCACCTGGGCCCGGAGGAGCTTCTCGTGGCCGCCAAGATCAGTGTGGCGGCGGGTGATTCCGGGCTGGATATTGCCAAGGCCATTGACGACGCCGAAGTCCGGATCCGCTCGGCAGTTCCCATCGCGCGGGTCATCTACCTGGAGCCCGACATCCGCCGCGCGCAGGTGGCCAGCGGGCCCGCCCTTGCGGGCGACTCGGGCGCCTAGCTGCTGAGCCGAAAGTAGAGCCGCTGGCTCCGTGACTGCTGTTACGGGGCCAGCGGCTTTTTGCGTTCCAGCAGGCCGCTGAACAGGGCCACCAACAGGCCGAGAATGGCCAGGACGGCACCCACCAGGGCGGGTGCAACATAGCCCCAGCCCCAGGCGATCACGACGCCGCCGAGGAACGCGCCCAGGGCGTTGGCGACGTTCAGTGCGGCGTGGTTGAGTGAGGACGCCAGCGACGGCGCATCGGGAGACGCGTCCAGCAGCCGGGTCTGCAGGGCCGGGACGAGCATGGACCCGGCGCCGCCCACCACGAACACCATGACGAAGGCTGACCACGGCCAGTGTACGGCCACGGCGTACACCACCAGTGCGACGGCGATTCCCGGCAGGACGCGGTAGATGGTTCCCATCACGGACTTGTCCGCGATCCGGCCACCGACGATATTGCCGGCCACCATTCCCAGGCCGTACAAGGCAACCACGAACGGCAGCAGGGCGGCGGGGATCCCGGCCACGGAGGTCATGGTGTGGGAGATGTAGGTGTACGTGGCGAAGAACCCGCCAAAGCCGACGATGCCAATGAGGATTGCCAGCCAGACCTGCGCCCTTTTGAGCGCCCCCAGTTCCCTGCGGATGCTGGCGTCCGCATGCGCCTGCTGGAACGGTACGAATTTCCAGATGAGCGCCAGGGTCACCAGTCCCAGCACTCCTACCAGGACAAAGAGCAGCCGCCAGCCAAAGGTTTGGCCCAGCCACGTGGCGAAGGGAACACCGACTACGTTGGCAATGGTGAGCCCCGCCATGACCATGGAGATGGCCCAGCCCCGCTTTGTCGGCGCCACCAGCGAAGCGGCAATCACGGCTGCCACACCAAAGAACGCCCCGTGCGGCAATCCGGCAGCGAAACGGGAGACGAGCATGCTCGCGTAATCGGGAGCGATGAACGAGGACAGGTTGGCAACGCTGAAGAACAGCATGAGGCCCAGCGCAAGGAACTTGCGCGGCAGTTTCGCCCCGACCGCGGCAAGGACCGGCGCTCCCACGACGACGCCCAAGGCATATGCCGAGATGAGATGGCCGGCCTCGGGAGTGCCGATCCGGAGTCCGACCTCGACCTCCTTGAGCAGACCCATCATGGCGAACTCGGTGACACCGATGCCGAATCCGCCCATGGCCAGGGCCAGGATGGCGGGACCGACGCGCGTGGCGGCCTTGGACGTGCGGGGAGCCTGGACAGTGGAAGTCATGTGCCTGCTTTTCGAAGGGAGTTACGGAGTAGGCCTCGTTGCCACTGATATGTCTGATTTTAACAAGCTTCGCGGCGGGATGGATATTCCCCCCCCGGACGGCAGTCGCACAGACATGTGCCCCTGAACCCGGGCCCTCATAGACTGGACCGGTGACTGAACTGATCAACGTCGTCGGCGGCGCCGTGCTCGACTCGCTGTCCGCACCCGCCCGGCTTCTCGTGGCGCGCCGGACGGCGCCTCCGCAGTTTGCCGGGATGTGGGAATTCCCGGGCGGCAAGGTGGAACCGGGGGAGGCCCCCGAAAGTGCACTGCACCGGGAGCTCCGCGAGGAACTGGGCATCGGCGTCGTCCTTGGGGAGGAGCTGGAGGCGCCGGGGCCGGCCGGCTGGCCCCTGAACGACAAAGCCGCGATGCGGGTGTGGTTCGCGGAAGTGGCCGACGGCGACCCCCGGCCGCTTGAGGATCACGATGAACTCCGCTGGGTCAGCATCCGCGAAGGTAACGAAGCTCTCAGCCTCCCCTGGATTCCGGCCGACCTCCCGATTGTCCAGGTGCTGCTCGCCAGCGTCGCCGCGGCGAGCCGTGCGGACTCTGTCCCCGGAAATTAACACCACCCTTTGCGGCTTTCTTTGAGCTGATTGTTCGGAGTTGTTGCCTTTTCGGGCTGCTGGGCAGAACTACTCAGAACAGCGTGGGCTGGGACGTCCGGCCTGAGCTGCGGTGTCCATGCTGACCGGTCCTGTGTTGCCCTGAGCGATCCTGCGGAATGCTTCCCTCGGGGTAGGCGGCTTCCTCGCCGCGGGGATCGTCAGCCTGGTGATCGTCGACGTCCCGGTGGCTGAACCCGTGCGAGCCGGAAAAGCCGTGCCGGGCTTTGAAGAAGCGGACCCTGCCCGCCAGCCAGGTGCGGTATTCCTTGGAGGCATACGAGCCCGTGCCGTACAGCCTGCGGTAGCGGCCCACGAGTTCCGGATGCCGGCCCGCGATCCACTGCATGAACCATTCCCTGGTGCCGGGCTTCAAATATAGCGCTCCGGCCGTGACGCCGGTGGCACCCGCGGCCGCCAGCGAGGCGAACAGGGAGTCCAGTGCATCGTCGCTGTCCGAGAGCCACGGCAGGATGGGCATGGCCATCACCCCGCAGGGCAGCCCGGCTTCGCGAAGCCTGGAAACGAGCTTGAGCCGGGCCCGTGGTCCGGGAGTGCCGGGTTCGATGGCCTCGGATAGTTGCTCGTCCGTCATGGCGAGCGAGATCCCGATGCCCACCGGCACCTGTGCCGCGGCATGTTTCAGGAGCGGAATGTCACGCGCCAGCAAAGTCCCCTTGGTCAGGATGGACAGCGGAGTCCCCGAATCGGCCAGCGCACCGATGATGCCGGGCATCAGCCGGTACCGGCCCTCCGCTCGCTGGTAGGGGTCCGTGTTGGTGCCCAGTGCCACCTGCTGCCGGTTCCAGGAGGGCTTGGCCAGCTCCTTGCGGAGTACCTCGGCCGCGTTGATCTTTACCACCACCTGGCTGTCGAAATCCAGCCCGGCGTCGAAGTCCAGATAGGTGTGGCTCTTGCGGGCGAAGCAGTAGACGCAGGCGTGGCTGCAGCCCCTGTAGGGGTTCACAGTCCACTCGAACGGCATCCGGGAGCCGGAGGGCACCTTGTTGAGCACCGATTTGGCGGTGACCTCATGAAAGGTGACGCCGGCGAACTCGGGCGTGGACACAGACCGCACCAGGCCGGCCAAGGGTAGCAGCGGTGCAGTCCCGGGCATCTCTTCCTGTGCCGGTTTGAGTGCTTGTGCATCCCATCTCATGCCCTCCATTCGAAGGTATGTTCGAACTTAAGTCAAGGTCCGCCGTCGGCGTTTCCCGCGGAGGCGCCGACGGCGCTGGGTTGGAACGGGTGGTGTGTAACGGGCAAGCCGGAGGCCGCGGGCGGGTGTCCCTGGATAGGGGTGACACGGATAGGGTTGCCATCAACTGCGATGATGCCGTGGTTCATCCGGCGGGGTGCGGTTCGGCCGCTGCAGGGGCGAAGCCTCCACTGAACAGCTCCCACTCAACCGTGACACTGGTGCTGGCGCTGGACTCACCGGATTCCACCCCAACGGCGTCGGCGGCGAAGGCCCGCTGCATCCCGCCCACCGGGACGGGAGCCGACGGCACGGGGTGCTGGCGCGCAGAGACCACCTCACCCAGCTCAGCTCCGGCAAGACCGGCGAGCTGTGCGGCCGCCGCCCGCGCGTCAGCCCAGGCGGCCTCGCGGGCCAGCGTCATCACGGCTGCGGCATCGGCAAAGCCCAGCTGAACGCCATCCAGGCGCACGTCGTTGCCGCCTGCCTCCACGGCCGCCGCGATGACACCCGAACCGGCAGCGAGGTCCCGGAGCCGAACGCTGAGCATGCTGGATGCCACATAGCCCGTGACCTGCTGGCCGCGGCCCTCCTGCCAGACGACGTCAGCACGGACGTTAAGCCCGGACGTCCTGATATCCCGGCTCTGCGTTCCCCGGCTGCGCAGTGCGCCCGTTACGGCAGCAGACGCCTCTCCGGCAGCGGCATAGGCATCCCCAGCGGTATCGCGCCGGCATTCCACGCCAACGGAGAGCGTCAGCAGGTCCGGTGCGGCCTCGGCGGTTCCGAATCCCGTGACGGTGACAGTCCGGGCTGCCGCCCGGCCCGCGGGTTCACTCACGCCTGAGCCTCCGGTCCACATAGCCGCCGGCCTCCAGGCCGGCATGCCGCTCGAATGGATTTCCCGACGCCGGATCGCCGTACCGCACTGCCGACCATGCAGCGGCCGCGAAATAGAACAGCAGGAAGGGCAGCCCCAGGCACCACGCGTACTGGGTGCTGTGCCGTTCCTCGTGGCCCAGGAGCGAGCGGCTTGTCAAAGTGGCGTCGGCACCCGAGCGGAAGATGACCACGTTGCCCACAGTGAAGGCACGAGCCACCGGCAGGCGCCAGCGGTAACCCGTGGCGACAATCAGGCCGCGGGGACCCCGAAACGTCCTGGTGCCGGCCAGCCCGGCAAGCACCAGCCCCAAGGGCGTGGAGGCGTTCAGCACGTTTGCGAGTTGCCTGAGGCGCTGTCTTGGCGTCAGCGGGCCTCTGGTTCGGGGGACTCTCGTTCGGGGGCCTTGAGTCATGAGGCCATGCTAGCCGCGGGCGGCCGTGCAGGACAGGCAACGGCCCCGGCGGTGCATGACGGGGCCCAGGCCGGACAGATGAGCGCCCGATGACCCCGGGCAGCCGGGCCGCTGTCAATTAGCCCGGCGCTGTCAATTAGACTGGGAACAGTGCCTGCCGGCCACCCGCCGGCGAGCCTGCCCTTGTCTTTGGATGGCGTCTTTGGATGACGTCCTTGGATGACTTCATGCAATGACGTGCCAGCGACGGACGCGCTGCCTGGGAAACCGGCGCGGCTGCACCGGCGGCTGGCATCACCCGACTCGTAGCTAAGAACAGTAGATGACTGAAACCTTGCCGGGCGCCGCCGTCCCGAACCCTCTGGATGAAACCGCCATCAACGCCGCCGTGGACCAGGCCGTCGCCGCCATTGCCGGTGCGTCCACGCTCGATGAACTTAAGGCAGTCCGTCTGGCCCACACCGGTGAGAAGTCGCCGCTCAGCCTGGCCAACCGTGGGATCGGAAGCCTGCCCAAGGACCAGAAAGCCGCCGCCGGCAAGCTGATGGGCTCATCGCGCGGACGTGTTAACAAGGCGCTCGCGGACCGCACCGCCGAACTCGAAGCGGAGAATGACGCCCGCATCCTGGTTGAGGAGACCGTTGATGTCACGGCAGCCCCGCGGCGCCGCCGCGCCGGAGCCCGCCATCCACTGTCCACGCTGCAGGACCGCGTTGCGGACATCTTCGTGGGCATGGGCTGGGAAATCGCCGAGGGCCCCGAGGTGGAATCCGAATGGTTTAACTTCGACGCACTGAACTTCAAGCCGGACCACCCGGCCCGCGAAATGCAGGACACGTTCTTCGTGGAGCCGCCCGAAGCCCACCTGCTGATGCGCACACACACCTCCCCGGTACAAGTCCGGTCCATGCTGGAGCGGGAGCTGCCCATCTACGTGCTGTGCCCGGGCAAGGTCTTCCGCACCGATGAGCTCGATGCCACCCACACCCCGGTTTTCCACCAGTTCGAGGGCCTGGCCATCGACAAGAAGCTCAGCATGGCTGACCTCCGCGGAACCCTGGAGCACTTCGCCCGCCAGATGTTCGGCGACGAAGCCCAGATCCGGCTGCGCCCCAACTACTTCCCGTTCACCGAGCCGTCCGCCGAGCTGGACATCTTCCACCCCGGCGCCAAGGGCGGGCCACGCTGGATCGAATGGGGCGGCTGCGGCATGGTCAACCCCAACGTCCTGCGGGCCGCCGGGATCGATCCGGACGTCTATTCAGGCTTTGCCTTC from Arthrobacter globiformis harbors:
- a CDS encoding (deoxy)nucleoside triphosphate pyrophosphohydrolase; the protein is MTELINVVGGAVLDSLSAPARLLVARRTAPPQFAGMWEFPGGKVEPGEAPESALHRELREELGIGVVLGEELEAPGPAGWPLNDKAAMRVWFAEVADGDPRPLEDHDELRWVSIREGNEALSLPWIPADLPIVQVLLASVAAASRADSVPGN
- a CDS encoding cation diffusion facilitator family transporter, translating into MAANGGTKAIVAALAANLTIAVLKFVAFLLTSSSSMLAEAIHSVADSGNQVLLLVGGKRAQRAASPEHPFGYGRERYIYAFIVSIVLFSVGGLFALYEAWEKIQHPHGIEGDFWWVPLAVLVGAIIAEGFSFRTAIIEANHIRGSQGWISFVRTAKQPELPVILLEDFGALLGLVFALFGVGLTLLSGDGIWDGIGTGMIGLLLVAIAVILAMETKSLLLGESATKDDVGRIRRAIEADGTAIIHLKTLHLGPEELLVAAKISVAAGDSGLDIAKAIDDAEVRIRSAVPIARVIYLEPDIRRAQVASGPALAGDSGA
- a CDS encoding SIMPL domain-containing protein → MSEPAGRAAARTVTVTGFGTAEAAPDLLTLSVGVECRRDTAGDAYAAAGEASAAVTGALRSRGTQSRDIRTSGLNVRADVVWQEGRGQQVTGYVASSMLSVRLRDLAAGSGVIAAAVEAGGNDVRLDGVQLGFADAAAVMTLAREAAWADARAAAAQLAGLAGAELGEVVSARQHPVPSAPVPVGGMQRAFAADAVGVESGESSASTSVTVEWELFSGGFAPAAAEPHPAG
- a CDS encoding Rv2578c family radical SAM protein, whose product is MRWDAQALKPAQEEMPGTAPLLPLAGLVRSVSTPEFAGVTFHEVTAKSVLNKVPSGSRMPFEWTVNPYRGCSHACVYCFARKSHTYLDFDAGLDFDSQVVVKINAAEVLRKELAKPSWNRQQVALGTNTDPYQRAEGRYRLMPGIIGALADSGTPLSILTKGTLLARDIPLLKHAAAQVPVGIGISLAMTDEQLSEAIEPGTPGPRARLKLVSRLREAGLPCGVMAMPILPWLSDSDDALDSLFASLAAAGATGVTAGALYLKPGTREWFMQWIAGRHPELVGRYRRLYGTGSYASKEYRTWLAGRVRFFKARHGFSGSHGFSHRDVDDHQADDPRGEEAAYPEGSIPQDRSGQHRTGQHGHRSSGRTSQPTLF
- a CDS encoding TrmH family RNA methyltransferase, with product MNETGRPQDFPLSNPRADRVRDVAKLAGRPARLKRRQFLAEGPQAVREALVLHGKRIAAGQPGIVREVYASDACLDRYPEFEELAVGTSARLATDDVLAAMADTVTPQGIVAVCDFVDVALADVLDAGPRLIAVLCQVRDPGNAGTVLRAADAAGADAVVLTGSSVDIYNPKAVRSTAGSLFHLPVVLGADVNELVALCKDRGIGVLAADGYGQLNLDRLQDENAARRLGASSAGSDYALENPTAWLFGNEAQGLSEDELALADHRVAVPVYGAAESLNLGTAATVCLYASARSQQPA
- a CDS encoding GlsB/YeaQ/YmgE family stress response membrane protein yields the protein MGFLAWIILGLIVGAIVKAVMPGRVGGGWVTSLVLGVVGAIVGGWIGSLLFGKGDLAFFDLGTWILAIIGGLVVAGIYGAITGRSHSTRAP
- a CDS encoding MFS transporter, whose amino-acid sequence is MTSTVQAPRTSKAATRVGPAILALAMGGFGIGVTEFAMMGLLKEVEVGLRIGTPEAGHLISAYALGVVVGAPVLAAVGAKLPRKFLALGLMLFFSVANLSSFIAPDYASMLVSRFAAGLPHGAFFGVAAVIAASLVAPTKRGWAISMVMAGLTIANVVGVPFATWLGQTFGWRLLFVLVGVLGLVTLALIWKFVPFQQAHADASIRRELGALKRAQVWLAILIGIVGFGGFFATYTYISHTMTSVAGIPAALLPFVVALYGLGMVAGNIVGGRIADKSVMGTIYRVLPGIAVALVVYAVAVHWPWSAFVMVFVVGGAGSMLVPALQTRLLDASPDAPSLASSLNHAALNVANALGAFLGGVVIAWGWGYVAPALVGAVLAILGLLVALFSGLLERKKPLAP